A window of Triplophysa dalaica isolate WHDGS20190420 chromosome 12, ASM1584641v1, whole genome shotgun sequence genomic DNA:
acatgtttatttatttacctttttaatGTTAgcatgttaatattttaattgaatgatTATATATTGATGTCAGTCGTACGGTACAATGCGAGTGaataaaaatctattattttacattgtacatttaatttagtttcCATATGTTTTGCCCAGGATTACTTCAGCTATCATTTGATTTAAGCTTTATCACCCTTCCGCTACGTTAGTGTAACTGAACGCAGTACTAACAcaatttatactacaaaatggcaTAGAATAGTGCATATAAGTGCGCGATTGGGACGCAAATTATGTGTTTTTGCACGTGTGTGGTGGTCAACgtactgtttgtttgtttgctaaagaaagaaattaaaaatagGACAGGATGGGGTAAGTTCTTCATAACCATTTTTATTCTCTGTGGTGGAAATTGTCAAGATTCTCTTGGGGATCTCTAGCTGGGGACatatttcaaattttaaaaacaacaggtACATGATATACACATTTGGTCAGTTCTGTCCAAAGGGACCCATTCAGAACATCAACATCAACAAATCCAAGATTGACATGACAGTCTCTTGTACAGCCACCGATGATCACTGCCATCTTATTAACCCCATCATAAACTAtttgtttagaaaataaatatcgGGTAACTAATGTTCACTGTAGTCTTGACTGAAGCTGTTtcacacagaaatgttttccccttttgttttaaaagggtGTTTGGTTTTTCCTCCATACAGAGCACTTTATATTCACAGTTGAAGCAAAAAGCCATCATACAGCCTTGCTGGTAACCCCAGCATGGCCATCTGGAATGACACAATCCAATACAGTATCCTGGATTGTTATGCTGGATCCGCAGTTTAAGGGCAATCTGGAGTTCAAAAATGTCAGTCAGCCCAAGTGCAAAGAAGTGCGTACAAGCATCACCGTCCAGAGCTTTCGCTCTTTGATGATGCTTTACAGTTTGAGGATGATAAGATTAGGGATTTGCAGGTTTTAGACAGTTTTTACCTCAACATGACTAACTGCAAGTCAACATCTGGAGACTTCAGAGTAATGATGCAGATAACGGTGCAGAAAAGTGAGAGAGTCCTAAC
This region includes:
- the cdcp1a gene encoding LOW QUALITY PROTEIN: CUB domain-containing protein 1a (The sequence of the model RefSeq protein was modified relative to this genomic sequence to represent the inferred CDS: inserted 1 base in 1 codon; substituted 1 base at 1 genomic stop codon), giving the protein MGYMIYTFGQFCPKGPIQNININKSKIDMTVSCTATDDHCHLINPIINYLFRKXISEHFIFTVEAKSHHTALLVTPAWPSGMTQSNTVSWIVMLDPQFKGNLEFKNVSQPKCKEVRTSITVQSFRSLMMLYSXEDDKIRDLQVLDSFYLNMTNCKSTSGDFRVMMQITVQKNHLLTVILSIMGMLLAVMIIAVVVCIFYQEKKRNSALQVSIYNPGEHDILPITQEDPHIYEHIVETNVYSDRCYLNKQCTESSMDDRDPQQSGPTLPERAMGKFPTINNHNMIDNELYG